One part of the Ursus arctos isolate Adak ecotype North America unplaced genomic scaffold, UrsArc2.0 scaffold_16, whole genome shotgun sequence genome encodes these proteins:
- the DNAJC5 gene encoding dnaJ homolog subfamily C member 5 — translation MADQRQRSLSTSGESLYHVLGLDKNATSDDIKKSYRKLALKYHPDKNPDNPEAADKFKEINNAHAILTDATKRNIYDKYGSLGLYVAEQFGEENVNTYFVLSSWWAKALFVVCGLLTCCYCCCCLCCCFNCCCGRCKPRAPAGEDADFYVSPEDLEAQLQSDEREATDTPIVIQPASATETTQLTADSHPSYHTDGFN, via the exons ATGGCCGACCAGAGACAGCGCTCGCTCTCCACCTCTGGGGAATCACTCTACCATGTTCTGGGGCTGGACAAGAACGCAACCTCAGATGACATTAAAAAGTCCTATCG gaAACTTGCCTTGAAATATCACCCTGACAAGAACCCTGATAACCCAGAGGCTGCAGACAAGTTTAAGGAGATCAACAACGCCCACGCCATCCTGACGGACGCCACAAAAAGAAACATCTACGACAAGTACGGCTCGCTGGGGCTCTACGTGGCCGAGCAGTTCGGGGAGGAGAACGTGAACACCTACTTCGTGCTCTCCAGttggtgggccaag GCCCTGTTCGTCGTGTGTGGGCTGCTGAcctgctgctactgctgctgctgtctGTGCTGCTGCTTCAACTGCTGCTGTGGGCGCTGCAAGCCCCGGGCGCCCGCGGGCGAGGACGCCGACTTCTACGTGTCCCCCGAGGACCTGGAGGCGCAGCTGCAGTCCGATGAGCGGG AGGCCACAGACACGCCAATCGTCATACAGCCAGCGTCCGCCACAGAGACCACCCAGCTGACGGCCGACTCCCACCCCAGCTACCACACCGACGGGTTCAACTAA